The Mercurialis annua linkage group LG2, ddMerAnnu1.2, whole genome shotgun sequence genome contains a region encoding:
- the LOC126670434 gene encoding BURP domain protein RD22-like isoform X1 has translation MNMELHLLPIFALLLCLLKEINGSLSPEMYWKSKLPNTPLPIALQELLKPGNIASNLSEIEEPSDCQRSVYNLGYYQPTKATTSDSTNAINNTTLTIFFLHDDLYPGKKMYLNIKKVYNSSNFLPRKITKTIPFSTKNYSEILKYFSTEPASKEAQMIKHTIEQCEAPKMKGEIKYCATSLESLVDFVVSKIGKNVYALANEVDEEENNKKQNYAISNEIKTMGDHPIVCHKQIYKYAVFYCHVIMGTEAYMVPLVGEDGSKAKAVVICHSDTSDWNPNHIAFQLLKVKPGGPSICHFLNRDGIIWISNL, from the exons ATGAATATGGAGCTTCATCTTCTTCCCATCTTTGCTTTATTACTTTGT CTTCTGAAAGAAATAAATGGTTCACTATCTCCAGAGATGTACTGGAAATCCAAGTTACCGAATACACCATTGCCGATAGCTCTACAAGAACTTTTAAAGCCAG GAAATATTGCAAGTAATTTGTCAGAAATAGAGGAGCCTTCAGACTGCCAGAGGAGCGTTTACAATCTTGGTTATTATCAGCCAACAAAGGCTACAACATCTGATAGTACTAATGCCATAAACAACACAACTCTTACCATATTTTTCTTACATGATGATCTCTATCCCGGAAAGAAAATGTACCTTAATATCAAGAAAGTTTATAATAGTTCAAATTTCTTGCCCCGTAAAATTACTAAAACAATTCCCTTttcaacaaaaaattattccGAAATTTTGAAGTACTTTTCGACAGAACCCGCATCAAAAGAAGCTCAAATGATCAAACACACAATTGAACAATGTGAAGCACCAAAAATGAAAGGCGAAATCAAATATTGTGCTACGTCCTTAGAGTCTTTAGTCGATTTTGTGGTTTCAAAGATCGGAAAGAATGTTTACGCTCTTGCTAACGAGGTTGATGAAGAAGAGAATAACAAGAAACAAAACTATGCTATTTCTAATGAAATCAAAACGATGGGTGATCATCCGATTGTGTGTCACAAACAGATATATAAGTATGCTGTGTTTTATTGTCATGTAATAATGGGAACAGAGGCTTATATGGTTCCATTAGTGGGCGAAGATGGTTCTAAAGCTAAAGCTGTTGTGATTTGCCACTCAGATACATCAGATTGGAATCCAAATCATATTGCATTTCAACTACTTAAAGTTAAGCCTGGTGGACCGTCAATTTGTCATTTTCTTAATAGGGATGGCATTATTTGGATTTCTAATTTATAA
- the LOC126670434 gene encoding BURP domain protein RD22-like isoform X2 — protein MYWKSKLPNTPLPIALQELLKPGNIASNLSEIEEPSDCQRSVYNLGYYQPTKATTSDSTNAINNTTLTIFFLHDDLYPGKKMYLNIKKVYNSSNFLPRKITKTIPFSTKNYSEILKYFSTEPASKEAQMIKHTIEQCEAPKMKGEIKYCATSLESLVDFVVSKIGKNVYALANEVDEEENNKKQNYAISNEIKTMGDHPIVCHKQIYKYAVFYCHVIMGTEAYMVPLVGEDGSKAKAVVICHSDTSDWNPNHIAFQLLKVKPGGPSICHFLNRDGIIWISNL, from the exons ATGTACTGGAAATCCAAGTTACCGAATACACCATTGCCGATAGCTCTACAAGAACTTTTAAAGCCAG GAAATATTGCAAGTAATTTGTCAGAAATAGAGGAGCCTTCAGACTGCCAGAGGAGCGTTTACAATCTTGGTTATTATCAGCCAACAAAGGCTACAACATCTGATAGTACTAATGCCATAAACAACACAACTCTTACCATATTTTTCTTACATGATGATCTCTATCCCGGAAAGAAAATGTACCTTAATATCAAGAAAGTTTATAATAGTTCAAATTTCTTGCCCCGTAAAATTACTAAAACAATTCCCTTttcaacaaaaaattattccGAAATTTTGAAGTACTTTTCGACAGAACCCGCATCAAAAGAAGCTCAAATGATCAAACACACAATTGAACAATGTGAAGCACCAAAAATGAAAGGCGAAATCAAATATTGTGCTACGTCCTTAGAGTCTTTAGTCGATTTTGTGGTTTCAAAGATCGGAAAGAATGTTTACGCTCTTGCTAACGAGGTTGATGAAGAAGAGAATAACAAGAAACAAAACTATGCTATTTCTAATGAAATCAAAACGATGGGTGATCATCCGATTGTGTGTCACAAACAGATATATAAGTATGCTGTGTTTTATTGTCATGTAATAATGGGAACAGAGGCTTATATGGTTCCATTAGTGGGCGAAGATGGTTCTAAAGCTAAAGCTGTTGTGATTTGCCACTCAGATACATCAGATTGGAATCCAAATCATATTGCATTTCAACTACTTAAAGTTAAGCCTGGTGGACCGTCAATTTGTCATTTTCTTAATAGGGATGGCATTATTTGGATTTCTAATTTATAA
- the LOC126668131 gene encoding uncharacterized protein LOC126668131, with protein MNSGVCVKGSLYAPTESDFYGILTDVLELEYPALPIKRTVLFKCNWFDPTDRGMSVHPRYNIVDVNHKRKYGKYEPFILAGQSGQVHYCTYPSKKKDKVNWWTVCKMRARSEIDMPDSITPAFQEDIIEQPLNVVTDEGLRILVDPIGEVETDVFFAPPEVEDEEEVPSISDEEDILEDDDDDD; from the coding sequence ATGAATAGTGGAGTTTGCGTCAAAGGATCACTCTACGCTCCAACGGAAAGTGATTTTTACGGCATATTAACAGATGTTCTTGAGTTGGAGTACCCGGCTCTGCCAATTAAGAGGACTGTCTTGTTCAAGTGTAATTGGTTCGATCCGACTGATAGAGGTATGTCAGTGCATCCTCGATATAATATTGTGGACGTCAATCATAAACGGAAGTACGGAAAATACGAACCATTTATTTTGGCCGGGCAGTCCGGTCAAGTACATTACTGCACATATCCAAGTAAAAAGAAAGATAAGGTCAACTGGTGGACAGTATGTAAGATGAGGGCCAGATCAGAGATAGACATGCCCGATTCCATTACTCCAGCGTTTCAAGAGGACATTATAGAACAACCTCTAAACGTTGTAACAGATGAGGGTTTAAGAATTTTGGTTGATCCGATCGGGGAAGTTGAAACAGATGTGTTTTTCGCTCCTCCAGAGGTGGAGGACGAAGAAGAAGTGCCGTCAATATCAGACGAAGAAGATATACTTGAAGACGATGACGATGACGATTAG
- the LOC126668132 gene encoding BURP domain protein RD22-like, producing the protein MYISFRKMYNISTFLPRKIAETIPFSTKDYSKTLEYFSLQPTSEEAQIIKHTIELCEAPEMKGEIKYCATSLESLVDFTVAKFGNKVSVLDNEVEKENTKQNYTISRGIKMMGDHQIVCHKQIYAYAVFHCHAITATKVYMVPLVGEDGSEAKVVVICHTDTSAWNPNHFAFQLLKVKPGESPICHFLNNDAIVWIPN; encoded by the coding sequence ATGTATATTAGTTTCAGAAAGATGTacaatatttcaacttttttaccGCGTAAAATTGCTGAAACTATACCCTTTTCGACCAAAGATTATTCAAAAACTTTGGAATATTTTTCACTGCAACCCACATCAGAAGAAGCTCAAATTATCAAACATACAATTGAGCTATGCGAGGCACCAGAAATGAAGGGAGAAATCAAATATTGTGCTACATCCTTAGAGTCTTTAGTTGATTTTACGGTTGCCAAATTTGGAAATAAAGTTTCGGTTCTTGATAACGAAGTTGAAAAGGAGAACACGAAACAAAACTACACGATTTCTCGAGGAATTAAAATGATGGGAGATCATCAGATTGTTTGTCATAAACAAATATATGCATATGCTGTATTTCATTGTCATGCAATTACGGCTACAAAGGTTTATATGGTTCCGTTGGTGGGTGAGGATGGTTCCGAAGCTAAAGTAGTAGTGATTTGTCACACAGATACATCAGCTTGGAATCCAAATCATTTTGCTTTTCAACTACTTAAGGTGAAGCCTGGGGAATCTCCAATTTGTCATTTTCTTAATAATGATGCGATTGTTTGGATTCCTAATTAG